Within Xanthomonas theicola, the genomic segment CGGCTACGGCGCCTGGTTCCGCATCCTCAGCCGCGACAACCGCAGCTACAGCGACGAGAAGAGCCCGGCCGGCAAGACCGACTACCACACCATGGGCGCCTGCCACGACGTGCTGGCGGTGATGCGCGGCAGCCAGGCGTTCGCGTAGCGCGAAGGCGGCATGTGCGCCGGGTGCCGGCGATCCGGCGCCTCTGCCTTCTGTAGAGCGGGAGCCGATCTACGGCACAAGCTCGAAGCTTCAGGAGCGACGGGACTTCCCGCCCCTCCTGCGATGATCAGTCGGAAGACACAACGCCGTAGAGACGCCATGTCCAGATACTCTATGTCCAGATGCTAAGGAGCGACTTCCGTCGCACCCAACGAAGCGAGATGCTTACCGGTCTCGGATACAGTCGGCGCTGAAAGCCCCCCACCACAGGATTGGGCATGCCAGCCGGGCACTGGCGACAGCGCACCGGCGGTGATCGCCGCGTGCGGCAGTGCGCCGGCGAGCGCATCAGAACCCCGGCGCCAGCGCCGGCAGCAGCGCCTGCAACTGGCGGCGGAACAGATCCTTGATCCGCTCCAGCGCGGCCGCGGTGTCGGCCTCGAACCGCAGCACCAGCACCGGCGTGGTGTTGGACGCGCGCACCAGGCCCCAGCCATCGGCGAAGTCGGCGCGCAGGCCGTCGAGGGTGAGCAGTTGCGCGCCGTCGAACGGCGAGCCTTCCCGCTGCGCGGCAGCGACCAGCTGCGCGACCAGCGCATGCGCGTCCTGCCCGTCCAGGGGCAGCTTGATTTCGGGCGTGGACACACTGTCGGGCAACTCGGCCAGCATCGCCGACGGGCTCTCCTGGCGCTGCGCCAGGATCTCCAGCAGCCGCGCCGCCGCGTACAGGCCGTCGTCGAAGCCGTACCAGCGCTCCTTGAAGAAGAAGTGCCCGCTCATCTCCCCGGCCAGTTCCGCGTCGGTCTCGCGCATCTTCGCCTTGATCAGCGAATGCCCGGTCTTCCACATCATCGGGCTGCCACCGTTGCGCAGCACGTAGTCCGACAGTTTGCCGGTGCATTTGACGTCGTAGATCACCAGCGCGCCGGGATTGCGCTGCAGCACGTCGGCGGCGAACAGCATCAGCAGGCGATCGGGGCGGATCACCGTGCCTTCCTTGCTGACCACGCCGAGCCGGTCGGCATCGCCGTCGAAGGCGATGCCCAGGTCGGCGTCGAAGCGCTGCACCGTCTGGATCAGGTCTTCCAGGTTGTGCGGCTCGCTGGGATCGGGGTGATGGTTGGGGAAGGTGCCGTCGACGTCGCAGTACAACGGGATGACCTCCGCGCCGATCGCCTGCAGCAAGCGCGGCGCCAGTTCGCCGCCGGCGCCGTTGCCGGCGTCGGCCACCACCTTCAATGGGCGGTCCAGTTGTACGTCGTCGGCGATGCGCTGGATGTAGTCGTCGCCGACGTCGCGCTGCTCCAGCCGTCCCGGTTCGGCCGCGGTCGGCAGGCGGCCTTCGCTGATCCGCGCGTACAGGTCGCCGATCGCCTCGCCGGACAGCGTCTGGCCGCCGACCACGATCTTGAAGCCGTTGTAGTCCGGCGGGTTGTGGCTGCCGGTCACCGCCAAGCAGCTGCCGGCGCGCAGGTGGAAGCTGGCGAAGTAGACCAGCGGCGTCGGCGCCAGGCCGATGTCGGTGACGTGGCAGCCGGCGCGGCGCAGGCCCTCGATCAGTCCCGCCGACAGCTCCGGCCCGGACAGGCGGCCGTCGCGGCCGACCACCACGTCGGTCAGCCCCTGCTCCTGCATCACCGCGCCGATCGCCTGGCCGATCAGGGCGGCGACCTGCGGACTGAGGTCGCGCCCGACCACGCCGCGGATGTCGTAAGCGTGGAAGATGCCGGCCGGCACCGTCTGTGCCGTGACCCGTCTGGCCGGCGCGGCCTCGCCCTCCGGCGGCGGCCGCGGCGGCGGTTCCTGGTGTTGCAGGCTCTGCCGCAGGGTGGGTTCCGCGTCGGCGCGCACGGCGACCGCGGCGCGGCGCGGCCGCGGCAGGCGCCCGCGCGCGGCCATCAGCACCGCCAGGGCCAGGAATCCGAGCAGGCCGGCGACGACCAGACTCGGCAGCGCGCCCAGGCCGAACGGGCCGAGCTCGGCATCGGGCAACGCCGCGACCATCCGCAGCCCGGTCGCGCCGACCGGGCGCGACAGCGCGTCGCCATGGTCGGCCAGGCCGTTGTCGCCGGCACCGATCACGTCGTAGCTCCCCTGGCGCAGCGCCAGGTAGCCGCTGGCCGGGACCTCGGCCTGGGCCACCGGCGCGGTCAAGACGCGCAGCGGCAGGCGCAGATAGGCGACGCCCGCCCCGGTGTCCAGCGCCACCGGCGCCGCCAGTCCCAGCCGCGGCCCGCCGCCGTCGCGCACCACCGCGCTGGCGACGGCGTCGCTCAGCAGCGCCTTTTCCAGCAGCGCCAGGCGGCCGTAGCCGAAGCGGTCCACGTCGGCATAGCCGGCACCGAGGTCGCCGGGCAGCACTTGCGCGTCTTCCGCATCCTTCCAGCCCTCACGCAGCGCCTGCGCCGCCGTCGCCGCGTCGCCGCGCGCCAGGGCGGACTGCACCCCGGACTGCCGCAGCTGCGCGGCGAAGCGCTGGGTCGCCGCCGCCAGCGCCTGCGAGGTCTGCGCCACTGCGGCGTCGCGCGCCTGTTCCAGGGCGATCGCGCTGTGCTCGTCGCGCCATTGCCGCACGCCGCTCCAGCCGAACCACGTGGCCAGCACGGCCAGCAGCGCCAGCAGCGGCACCGCCTTGCGCAAACCATCCGGCGCCGGCCGCCGTTGTGTTGCCTCGCTCATGCAGACGATCCCCCGTCAGCGCACTCCGGTATGGCCGAATCCACCCGTTCCCCTGACGCTGTCGGCGAAAGTATCCACCACCTGCAGGGCGACGCGCACGACCGGCATCACGACCAGCTGCGCGACGCGGTCGCCGGGGGCGATGCTGAACGGCTCGCGGCCGCGGTTCCAGACGCTGATCAGCAGCGGGCCCTGGTAGTCGGCGTCGATCAGGCCGGTGCCGTTGCCGAGCACGATGCCGTGCCGATGGCCCAGCCCGGAGCGCGGCAGGATCACCGCGCACAGCTGCGGGTCGGCGATGTAGATGGCCAGCCCGCTGGGAATCAGCGCGGTATCCCCCGGTTCCAAGGTCAGCGGCGCCTCGGTGGCCGCGCGCAGGTCGAGGCCGGCGCTGGCCTCGGTGGCGTAGTCCGGCAGCGGCCAGCTGTCGCCGAAGCGCGGGTCGAGCAGTTTGACCTGCAGCGGGTGTGGCGTCGGGGTGGTCATGCCTGCAGTCTCTCCGCGATCAGGGCCAGCAATTGTTCGGCCAGTTGTGCCTTGGACACGGCCGGGAAGTTCCGCGCGCCCTCCTGCCAGTAGGCGGTGGCGGCGTTCTCGTCGCTCTCGAAGCCGTTGCCGGCCACCCCCACCTGGTTGGCGATGATCAGGTCCAGGCGCTTGTCGTTGAGTTTGCCACGCGCGTAGCGCTCGATGTCGTGGGTCTCGGCGGCGAAGCCGACCACCAGCTTCAGTGCCTGGGTCTGGGCGGCGACCTCGGCCAGGATGTCCGGGGTACGCACCAGTTCCAGGGTCAGCACGTCGCCGCTCTTCTTGAGCTTCTGCGCGGCAACCTGCCTGGGCGTGTAATCGGCGACCGCGGCGGTGCCGATGTAGATGTCGGCCGGCAGCGCACCGAGCACCGCTTCGCGCATCTGCGCCGCCGAACGCACGTCGATGCGGCGCACGCCGTCGGGCGTGGGCAGGTGCACCGGGCCGCTGACCAGCGCCACCGCGGCGCCCTGCCGCGCGGCGGCGGCGGCCAGGGCGTAGCCCATCTTGCCGCTGCTGCGGTTGCCGAGGTAGCGCACCGGATCCAGGTCTTCGTAGGTCGGGCCGGCACTGATCAGCAGGCGCAGGCCGCGCAACGCGCCGGCGCCGCCCGGCGCGGGCGCCGCCACCACGGGCACAGGCGTGGCCGCGGCGCGGCCGGCGGCCAGCGCCGCGACGATGTCCTCCGGCTCGGCCAGGCGCCCGGGCCCGGACTCGCCCTCGGCCAGCGGGCCGTCGTTCGGCCCGACCACGCTGGCGCCGCGCTGGCGCAGCGTGGCGACATTGGCCTGGGTGGCCGGATGCAGCCACATACGGTGGTTCATCGCCGGGCAGATGGTCAGCGGCGCGGTGGTGGCCAGGCACAGCGTGGCCACCAGATCGCCGGCCAGACCATGGGCCAGCCGCGCCAGCAGGTCGGCGCTGGCCGGCGCCACCACCACGCGGTCGGCCCAGCGCGCCAGTTCCAGGTGGCCCATCGCCTGCTCGGCGGCGCTGTCCCACAGGCTGGTGCGGGTCGGGTGCGCAGACAGCGCCTGGAAACTCAGCGGCGTCACGAATCGCTGCGCGCCGGCGGTCATCGCCACCTGCACCTCGGCGCCGGCGCCGCGCAGGCGCCGCACCAGCTCCAGCGTCTTGTAGGCGGCGATCCCGCCGCCCACGCACAACAACACACGCCGCCCCTGCAGGGGGCCCTCGAAAGTACCGGTCACGTCGGGAATGTCCTACCCATGCAAGGACGATTAGCTTACCCGATGGCCTTCGGCGGCCCTGATACCGTTGCGCCATATCGCCCGCCAATCTGGCGATATGCACATATCCGACTGGCCCTGCGACGAACGCCCCCGGGAAAAGCTGCTGTCGCGCGGCGCCCGGGCCCTCTCCGATGCCGAACTGCTGGCGATCTTCCTCGGCTCCGGCCTGCCCGGCAGCGACGCGGTGCGGACCTCGCGCGACCTGCTGCAGCGGCACGGCCCGCTGCGCGCGCTGCTCGATCGCACCCCCGGCGACCTGATCGGCCTGCCGGGGCTGGGTCCGGCACGGGCGTGCAAGCTGGCGGCCGCGCTGGAGCTGGGCCAACGCCACCTGGCGGCCGACCTGGAACGCGGCACCACCTTGACCGACCAGGACGCGGCAGGCCGCTACTTCTCGCAACGGTTGCGGGCACGGCCGCACGAGGTGTTCGCCGTGCTGTTCCTGGACACCAAGCACCGCTCGCTGGCGTTCGAGGAACTGTTCCAGGGCACTCTCGACAGTGCCGAAGTGTATCCGCGCGAAGTGGTGCGGCGCGCGCTGGCGCACAATGCGGCAGCGGTGATCATCGGCCACAACCACCCGTCCGGGAATCCGGAGCCCTCGCCCGCCGACCGCGCCGTCACCGATCGCCTGAAGCAGGCGCTGGGACTGGTGGACGTGCGCCTGCTGGACCATTTCATCGTCGGCGACGGCTTGCCGGTGTCGATGGCGGCGCGCGGCTGGGCATGATCCGGCGGTGGCGGCCATGGATGCCGCCGGGCCTGTGCGAATCCCGAATGCCCATCCCGAATGCCGCCGCCGCCAGCCGGCCTGAGGTCGGGCTGAACCCGGCACCGGCCGGGAAGCGACGGGTCGGGTAAAATCGCCGGTTCCGCGCTTCAAGCAGACAACACGTGAAATCCCAACTCCGCGCCCTGATCGGTCAAGGCATCGAAGCCTTGCGCGCCAACGGCACCCTGCCAGCCGATACCCTGCCGTCGGACTTCGTGGTCGAACGGCCCAAGACCCGCGAACATGGCGACTTCGCCACCAACGCCGCGATGCTGCTGGCCAAGGCGGCGCGCGGCAATCCGCGCGCGCTGGCCCAGCAGCTGGTCGCCGCGCTGCCGGCCAGCGACGACGTGACCCGGGTCGAGATCGCCGGCCCCGGCTTCATCAACTTCCACCTCGGCCCCGGCGCCTACCAGCGCGAAGTGCTGGCGGTGATCAAACAGGGCGAGGACTACGGCCGCAGCCTGGTCGGCAACGGCAGCACGGTGGGCGTGGAGTACGTGTCGGCCAACCCGACCGGTCCGCTGCACGTGGGCCACGGCCGTGCCGCGGCGATCGGCGACTGCCTGGCGCGGCTGCTCGAGGCCAACGGCTGGAACGCCAAGCGCGAGTTCTACTACAACGACGGCGGCGGACAGATCGAGAATCTGGCGCGCTCGGTGCAGGCACGCGCGCAGGGCAAGACCCCGGGCAGCCCCGATTGGCCCGAGGAAGGCTATCGCGGCGACTACATCCAGGACGTGGCCACTGCCTACCTGGCCGGCGATTCGGTGGACCTGGAAGGCCATCTGGTCACCGGCGCCGGGGATGCGGACGACCTGGAGGCGATCCGCCGCTTCGCCGTGGCCTATCTGCGCAACGAGCAGAATCACGACTTGGCCGCGTTCGGCGTCGATTTCGACATCTACTTCCTGGAAAGCTCGCTGTATCGCGACGGCAAGGTCGAGGAGGCGGTGCAGAAGCTGGTCGCGTCCGGCCACACCTACGAGGAGGGTGGCGCGCTGTGGCTGAAATCGACCGATTTCGGCGACGACAAGGACCGGGTGATGCGCAAGTCCGACGGCAGCTACACCTACTTCGTGCCGGACGTGGCCTATCACCTGAGCAAGTGGCAGCGCGGCTACGTGCGTGCGATCACCGAACTGGGCGCCGACCACCACGGCTCGCTGGCGCGGGTGCGCGCCGGGTTGCAGGCACTGGACCTGGGCATCCCCAAGGGCTGGCCCGAATACGTGCTGCACCAGATGGTCACGGTGATGCGCGCCGGCGACGAAGTGAAACTGTCCAAGCGCGCCGGCAGCTACCTGACCCTGCGCGACCTGATCGAGGAAGCCGGCCGCGACGCCACGCGCTGGTTCCTGATCGCGCGCAAGCCCGATTCGCAGCTGATCTTCGACATCGACCTGGCGCGCCAGCAGAGCAACGACAACCCGGTGTTCTATGTGCAGTACGCGCACGCCCGCGTCTGCAGCTTGCTGCGCCAGGCACAGGAGAAGCAGCTGGACTACGACCAGGGCGACGGGCTGAGCCAGCTGAACCGGCTGAACGAAGCGACCTCGCTGGACCTGATGCTGGAGCTCTCGCGCTACCCGGAAGTGGTGGAGAATGCGGGGCATGTCCTGGAGCCGCACCTGATCGCGCAGTACCTGCGCGAACTGGCGACCGCATTCCACACCTGGTACCACGGCACCCCCGTGCTGGTGGACGATGCGGGCGAACGCAACGCCAAACTGACCCTGGCGGTGGCGGCGCAGCGAGTCCTGGCGAACGGCCTGAACCTCCTGGGCGTTTCTGCCCCGGAAAAGATGTGAGTGGAGAAGCGGTAATGGCAGCACGACGCGGTAAGACGCAGGCGCGGCGCAATAGCGGCAACGGCACGCCCGGATGGGTGTGGCTGATCGCCGGCGTGGCGATCGCGGCCGTGGTGTTCATGGCGGCGCCTGGCCTGTTCAAGAAGAACGGTGACGGATTCCTGCGCGTCGGCGGCCCGCGCGCCAACCCCGACGCGCAACCGGCGCCGGTGGCCGACACCGACGCCGACGCGGCGCCGGAACTGCCCAGGCCGGCGGCGGCCACCGGCAGCGCCAAGCCCGAAGCCAAGAAGAACGCACAGACCCAGTACGATTTCTACACCTTGCTGCCCGGCAAGGAAGTACAGATGTCCGATGCCGAACTGGCGGCCAGCGCACGCGCCGAAGCGGCCCGCCAGGCGCGCGCGCCGCAGGCGGCCGCCGCCACGGCGGCGGCGTCCAATCCGACGCCGTTGCCGGAAACCGCGCCGGCGGGCGTGCCCGGCACCCCAGCGGCCGCAGCGGCCACGCCGGCCATGACGACGCCGGCCACGCCCGGTGTGGCGCCTGCGGCGGCGACCACAGCGCCGGACAGCACCCGCTACATGCTGCAGGCC encodes:
- the dut gene encoding dUTP diphosphatase, whose amino-acid sequence is MTTPTPHPLQVKLLDPRFGDSWPLPDYATEASAGLDLRAATEAPLTLEPGDTALIPSGLAIYIADPQLCAVILPRSGLGHRHGIVLGNGTGLIDADYQGPLLISVWNRGREPFSIAPGDRVAQLVVMPVVRVALQVVDTFADSVRGTGGFGHTGVR
- the radC gene encoding RadC family protein — encoded protein: MHISDWPCDERPREKLLSRGARALSDAELLAIFLGSGLPGSDAVRTSRDLLQRHGPLRALLDRTPGDLIGLPGLGPARACKLAAALELGQRHLAADLERGTTLTDQDAAGRYFSQRLRARPHEVFAVLFLDTKHRSLAFEELFQGTLDSAEVYPREVVRRALAHNAAAVIIGHNHPSGNPEPSPADRAVTDRLKQALGLVDVRLLDHFIVGDGLPVSMAARGWA
- the coaBC gene encoding bifunctional phosphopantothenoylcysteine decarboxylase/phosphopantothenate--cysteine ligase CoaBC, with translation MTGTFEGPLQGRRVLLCVGGGIAAYKTLELVRRLRGAGAEVQVAMTAGAQRFVTPLSFQALSAHPTRTSLWDSAAEQAMGHLELARWADRVVVAPASADLLARLAHGLAGDLVATLCLATTAPLTICPAMNHRMWLHPATQANVATLRQRGASVVGPNDGPLAEGESGPGRLAEPEDIVAALAAGRAAATPVPVVAAPAPGGAGALRGLRLLISAGPTYEDLDPVRYLGNRSSGKMGYALAAAAARQGAAVALVSGPVHLPTPDGVRRIDVRSAAQMREAVLGALPADIYIGTAAVADYTPRQVAAQKLKKSGDVLTLELVRTPDILAEVAAQTQALKLVVGFAAETHDIERYARGKLNDKRLDLIIANQVGVAGNGFESDENAATAYWQEGARNFPAVSKAQLAEQLLALIAERLQA
- a CDS encoding SPOR domain-containing protein, producing the protein MAARRGKTQARRNSGNGTPGWVWLIAGVAIAAVVFMAAPGLFKKNGDGFLRVGGPRANPDAQPAPVADTDADAAPELPRPAAATGSAKPEAKKNAQTQYDFYTLLPGKEVQMSDAELAASARAEAARQARAPQAAAATAAASNPTPLPETAPAGVPGTPAAAAATPAMTTPATPGVAPAAATTAPDSTRYMLQAGSFGASGDAESTKAKLAMLGLSARVESVQIGRKTVYRVRMGPYGTASELAEAKQRLTGSGVPAIAIKAQ
- a CDS encoding phosphomannomutase/phosphoglucomutase, with amino-acid sequence MSEATQRRPAPDGLRKAVPLLALLAVLATWFGWSGVRQWRDEHSAIALEQARDAAVAQTSQALAAATQRFAAQLRQSGVQSALARGDAATAAQALREGWKDAEDAQVLPGDLGAGYADVDRFGYGRLALLEKALLSDAVASAVVRDGGGPRLGLAAPVALDTGAGVAYLRLPLRVLTAPVAQAEVPASGYLALRQGSYDVIGAGDNGLADHGDALSRPVGATGLRMVAALPDAELGPFGLGALPSLVVAGLLGFLALAVLMAARGRLPRPRRAAVAVRADAEPTLRQSLQHQEPPPRPPPEGEAAPARRVTAQTVPAGIFHAYDIRGVVGRDLSPQVAALIGQAIGAVMQEQGLTDVVVGRDGRLSGPELSAGLIEGLRRAGCHVTDIGLAPTPLVYFASFHLRAGSCLAVTGSHNPPDYNGFKIVVGGQTLSGEAIGDLYARISEGRLPTAAEPGRLEQRDVGDDYIQRIADDVQLDRPLKVVADAGNGAGGELAPRLLQAIGAEVIPLYCDVDGTFPNHHPDPSEPHNLEDLIQTVQRFDADLGIAFDGDADRLGVVSKEGTVIRPDRLLMLFAADVLQRNPGALVIYDVKCTGKLSDYVLRNGGSPMMWKTGHSLIKAKMRETDAELAGEMSGHFFFKERWYGFDDGLYAAARLLEILAQRQESPSAMLAELPDSVSTPEIKLPLDGQDAHALVAQLVAAAQREGSPFDGAQLLTLDGLRADFADGWGLVRASNTTPVLVLRFEADTAAALERIKDLFRRQLQALLPALAPGF
- the argS gene encoding arginine--tRNA ligase, whose amino-acid sequence is MKSQLRALIGQGIEALRANGTLPADTLPSDFVVERPKTREHGDFATNAAMLLAKAARGNPRALAQQLVAALPASDDVTRVEIAGPGFINFHLGPGAYQREVLAVIKQGEDYGRSLVGNGSTVGVEYVSANPTGPLHVGHGRAAAIGDCLARLLEANGWNAKREFYYNDGGGQIENLARSVQARAQGKTPGSPDWPEEGYRGDYIQDVATAYLAGDSVDLEGHLVTGAGDADDLEAIRRFAVAYLRNEQNHDLAAFGVDFDIYFLESSLYRDGKVEEAVQKLVASGHTYEEGGALWLKSTDFGDDKDRVMRKSDGSYTYFVPDVAYHLSKWQRGYVRAITELGADHHGSLARVRAGLQALDLGIPKGWPEYVLHQMVTVMRAGDEVKLSKRAGSYLTLRDLIEEAGRDATRWFLIARKPDSQLIFDIDLARQQSNDNPVFYVQYAHARVCSLLRQAQEKQLDYDQGDGLSQLNRLNEATSLDLMLELSRYPEVVENAGHVLEPHLIAQYLRELATAFHTWYHGTPVLVDDAGERNAKLTLAVAAQRVLANGLNLLGVSAPEKM